CCTTTCTCGCCGTCCCCCTCACGGCCATCTTGATCGCCGTCTACAACCACTACCACGACCCGGGCAGGCTGGAACCGCTGGACGACGAAGGCGCCGCACCAGAGCCGACGCCCGAGCCCGCCCGCCCGATCCCGTCGCCGGCCGACGACGGGGTGCCCTCCGACGGAGTCAGGGAGTCGGCGGAGGAGCCGGCACCGGCCGATGGAGGTCGATCCCCGACGAGGCCCCTGCGCGGTGCCGGTCCCGTCGACTGAGCCGACAGGGACCGACCAGGCAGACGCGCTCAGGACCCGGCTTCGCGCTCGAGCTCGACCGTCGGGTCGGACGCCGTCAGGTCGACCGTCGGCGGCGCTTCCTCGCTGCGAATGAGCCGAGGCAGGGGAAGGACCCGTCGACCGCGGGGCCGGGCGGCCAGGGCGACCACCGAGATCGGCACCGAGAAGCCACGAACAAGGACGTTTGCAGCCCGGCCCTGGACGACCGACTCGGGTAGGGCCAGACCCTCCGAGGCGGCCAGGATCTGGTCACCCTCGGCCCGGTCGGAAAGCCGGGCGGCGAGATTCACTGGGCTCCCCACGTAATCGTCGCCCTCGAGCAGGATCACCTGCCCGCAGGCGACGCCGGCCCGTAACGGCAGCCGACCACGCCGCGAGTGGGCGGCGGAGATGGTCGCCACCGCGTCGACCAGGGGCTCGCAGTCGACGCCCACGAGCATGACGCCGTCACCCAGCCACTTGTCGATCCGGACGCCGACCCGCGAGGTCACGGTGCGCACCGTGGTTCGGAGCGCGATCAACTCGGCCACCGCCTCGTCGTCGCCACGCGCGCCGACAAAGTCGGTGAACCCACAGAGGTCGAGAAAGGCGAAGGATCGTTGGACGCGGGTACCGATAAGCCGAGCCTATCGGGGGATCGGTGAACGCTTGGTAAAGGAAGCGTGATCGTGACCGAGTTCACAGCGCAGGCGGCGGGCGTCGTACTGACCACCGGGACGGCGACGTCGAGCTAGCTTGGCTCGCCGACGGTCGAGGAGGTTGCCGGTGGAACACGACCCCGCCGACGGATCCCCGGAGAGGCCCGAAGGCGAAGCCCGGCGGCGCCAGCTGTCCCGGCGGGAGCTGCTCCGGGCGGGGGTGGCCCTACCGGCGCTGGGACTGCCGTTCGCCGCCGCCTGCGGCGGCGGTCACACCGGCGCCGGGCAGCGGGTTCCGGCGACGACTGCTCCCGCCGACCAGACCACTCCGAACCCGCCCGGACCGCGGGGGCCGCGTGGGAGCGGACAGCCGGTCAGGTTCGCCTTCGGAGGTGACGTGCACTTTCCCGCCGAACGCGACACGACCGATGCCGGGGCCATCTCCCCGGTCGTGCTGGCCGACCAGCTCCGGTCGGACCCGACCCACCTGCTGGCGCCCATCGCCCCCGTGCTCTCGGGCGCCGACCTGTCCATGGTCAACCTGGAGACGGCCATCACCGACAGGGGCGCGCCGGTAGCGGGCAAGAACTTCCACTTCCGGTCCCCGGCCGAGTCCTTCGTCGCCTTGAAGTCCGCCGGCGTCGACGTGGTCAACATGGCGAACAACCACGCCCTCGACTACGGGCCCGTCGGCATGGAGGACACCTTCGCCGCCATCGCCTCCTCCAAGCTTCCGGTCGTCGGGATCGGCAGCGACGCGACAGAGGCCTACGCGCCGTACCGTACGGTGATCAAGGGCCAGCGCATCGCCATCTTCGGCGCCGTCGACTGGCTCGAGCCGAACCTGGTCACGCAGTGGACGGCGACCGACACCCAGCCCGGCCTCGCCTTCTCGATCGACCGTTCGCGTCTCGTCGCCGCGGTGAGCGCGGTACGACCGGAGGTCGACACGCTGGTGACGTTCCTGCATTGGGGCGTCGAGGAGACGCACTGCGCCTCGCCCGAGCAGGAGACGCTCGCCCAGGCACTGCTCGGCGCCGGAGCCGACATCGTCGTCGGGAGCCACGCCCACCGCGTGTTCGGGGCCGGTCGGGTGGGCACGTCGCTCGTCGCCTACGGACTCGGCAACTTCGTGTACTGGCGCGAGGACGGCGAGTCGGGGCGCAGCGGGGTGCTGATGGTCGAGGCCACCGGTCGCCAGGTCGACGCCTACTCGTGGGTCCCCGCCCGCATCACCGACGGGGTGCCTGTCCCGTCGACCGGAGGCGCGGCAACGGCCGACCTGGCCGACTGGGCGAGCCGCCGTAACTGCAGCGGCCTCTCGGCGTAAGCGCCTGCGGTTGCGGGTGGCGCTGGCACAGCACGGTGCTTCTTGTCGACGGGGGTCGACCGCCAGCACAAGGCCACCGACGTGCTGCGCAGCGCGTCATGATGTCCGGCGGGAAGCGCGGATATGAAGGAAGAGCGGGATCCGCGACCATCGATCGGCCGGATCCTCCTCGGTCACCTCGCGGATGGCTTCAATGACGAGGCCTGCCTGCTCCAGTGCCCGCGAATACGCCTCGAGCGGCCGGTGCTCGCTGTGGAACGTCATCGCCATCCCGTCCCGCTCGATGTCGTCACGGTAGCGATGGGCGGCCAGGTAGGACCCGCTGACGACGAAGGGCGCGTCTCGGTCCTCACGCTCGCCTTCGAACCGCCCCGCTGAGTTGAGGGGGTGGACGATTGCGATGCAGAGCCGCGCCTGCGGTGCGAGAAGCCGAGCCGCCTCCGAGATGGCGGCAACGAAGTCATCGACGTCCTGGAGGGACATGAAGGCGATGACGAGGTCGGCACACCCGGGCCGCAGAGGCAGTGCCGCAGCGTCGGCCGCCACCACCGGCTGGGGAACCTTGTGGCTGACGGCTGCGCGGGCGAGGAGAAGCGACGAGTCGAGGGCAACCACGCGGTGGCCTCGTCCGATCAGCTCCCGGCCCAGTCGCCCCTCGCCGGAGCCGATGTCGACGGTCAGCCGCCCCGGTGGTGGTAGGAGCTCGAGGAAACGTCGGCCGTGGAATCGCCAATACGAGTCGTGACCCGCGCCCGCCCAGCGCACCCAGGCGTTGGCGTTCTCATCCCAGGCGCGCCGAAGGGAAGCCATCGATGCTTCGGAGCCGCGAACACCCTCATTGTGTCGTGCCACAACCAGCAGTCTTACCGCGAGCCCTGACTGGTCCATCGACCTGAGTCGGCACAGCGGAGGGAGTGGGATTCGAACCCACGGGGACTTGCATCCCAAGGCTTTTCAAGAGCCTCGCATTCGGCCGCTCTGCCATCCCTCCCACGAGCTCGGAATCAGCGTACCGGCCCGATCTGGCTGCGGAGGGACGCGATCCACTCGTCGGCCGACCGCCAGGCCGCCTCGGCGTCACGACGTCGGGCAGGCCCGTGCTCACCTGCTGCGGGGTACGAGCCGAGGAACTTCACCCCTGCCTGCTGTGCGTGCAGGTCGCGCAGGCAGTCGGCAACCACCTCGTCGTCGACGTGGCCCTCCAGGTCGATGATAAAGCAGTAGTCACCGAGTGCCCGCTTCGTCGGCCGCGATTCGAGCTTGGTGAGGTTGAGGTTGCGCGCCGCGA
The sequence above is a segment of the Acidimicrobiales bacterium genome. Coding sequences within it:
- a CDS encoding CapA family protein, with amino-acid sequence MEHDPADGSPERPEGEARRRQLSRRELLRAGVALPALGLPFAAACGGGHTGAGQRVPATTAPADQTTPNPPGPRGPRGSGQPVRFAFGGDVHFPAERDTTDAGAISPVVLADQLRSDPTHLLAPIAPVLSGADLSMVNLETAITDRGAPVAGKNFHFRSPAESFVALKSAGVDVVNMANNHALDYGPVGMEDTFAAIASSKLPVVGIGSDATEAYAPYRTVIKGQRIAIFGAVDWLEPNLVTQWTATDTQPGLAFSIDRSRLVAAVSAVRPEVDTLVTFLHWGVEETHCASPEQETLAQALLGAGADIVVGSHAHRVFGAGRVGTSLVAYGLGNFVYWREDGESGRSGVLMVEATGRQVDAYSWVPARITDGVPVPSTGGAATADLADWASRRNCSGLSA
- a CDS encoding class I SAM-dependent methyltransferase, translated to MASLRRAWDENANAWVRWAGAGHDSYWRFHGRRFLELLPPPGRLTVDIGSGEGRLGRELIGRGHRVVALDSSLLLARAAVSHKVPQPVVAADAAALPLRPGCADLVIAFMSLQDVDDFVAAISEAARLLAPQARLCIAIVHPLNSAGRFEGEREDRDAPFVVSGSYLAAHRYRDDIERDGMAMTFHSEHRPLEAYSRALEQAGLVIEAIREVTEEDPADRWSRIPLFLHIRASRRTS